In Numida meleagris isolate 19003 breed g44 Domestic line unplaced genomic scaffold, NumMel1.0 unplaced_Scaffold180, whole genome shotgun sequence, the following are encoded in one genomic region:
- the NOS3 gene encoding nitric oxide synthase, endothelial, which translates to MPSLTLTQSQSQPNSNSKSNTTPTLTPALTVTLISTPTPNPKPNPTPNPAPTSPLPHVGSPLGAPQAAGGPRDPPGGVNGRNWVGAARGGPPDVRPPGGTGTTARSGTGPRGGRAREAPSPHAKVPRPQRSVLCGAGGGPGSPHGGSRGSGRSRSAMGNLPAVLPGAARSCGLCSRQLSPAPEEGSGPDKGSPVPPRHAEPTRFARLKNWETGSIAYDTLCAQAEQELPCSARRCLGSLVLPKQLPVPGTEGGRSGPELLALARDFIDQYYASIRR; encoded by the exons ATGCCGTCCTTGACTCTGacccaatcccaatcccagcCCAACTCCAACTCCAAATCCAACACAACCCCTACCCTGACCCCAGCCCTGACCGTGACCCTGATCTCAACTCCgaccccaaaccccaaacccaacccGACCCCAAACCCAGCCCCGACTTCACCCCTTCCCCACGTCGGGTCGCCGCTCGGTGCCCCGCAGGCGGCGGGGGGGCCCCGGGATCCGCCTGGTGGCGTCAATGGCAGGAACTGGGTGGGAGCCGCCCGGGGGGGCCCTCCGGATGTCCGCCCACCGGGGGGCACCGGGACCACCGCCCGCAGCGGCACCGGGCCCCGCGGCGGCCGCGCTCGGGAGGCTCCGTCCCCGCACGCCAAGGTCCCGCGCCCTCAGCGCTCGGTCCTGTGTGGAGCGGGCGGAGGTCCCGGCTCCCCCCACGGCGGCTCCAGAGGAAGCGGCCGCTCCCGCAGCGCCATGGGGAACCTGCCCGCTGTGCTGCCCGGCGCCGCGCGCTCATGCGGGCTCTGCTCCCGGCAGCTCAGCCCCGCGCCCGAGGAGGGCTCCGGCCCCGACAAGGGAAG ccccgtgcccccccGGCACGCAGAGCCCACGCGTTTCGCCCGCCTGAAGAACTGGGAGACGGGGAGCATCGCCTACGACACGCTGTGCGCCCAGGCCGagcag GAGCTGCCGTGCTCGGCGCGGCGCTGCCTGGGCTCCCTGGTGCTGCCCAAGCAGCTGCCCGTGCCCGGCACCGAGGGCGGCCGCAgcggccccgagctgctggcGCTGGCACGGGACTTCATCGACCAGTACTATGCGTCCATCCGGAGGTGA